One genomic window of Diospyros lotus cultivar Yz01 chromosome 8, ASM1463336v1, whole genome shotgun sequence includes the following:
- the LOC127808996 gene encoding histidine--tRNA ligase, cytoplasmic-like isoform X1: MKDSLATLYPLECAINDKGTRDFAKEQMAIREKAFSIITEVFKRHGATALDTPAFELGETLMGKYGDDSKLIYDLADQGGELCSLQYDLTVSFARYVAMNNGITSFKRYQITKVYRRDNPSKGSDGRIKVVGGNNIEGFLLSPKQLPFKNLEVNGTIRL, encoded by the exons ATGAAGGACTCCTTGGCGACATTGTACCCCCTGGAATGCGCAATCAATGACAAA GGTACTCGTGATTTTGCAAAAGAGCAAATGGCCATAAGGGAGAAAGCATTCTCAATTATAACGGAAGTTTTCAAGAGGCATGGTGCCACTGCCCTGGATACTCCTGCCTTTGAATTGGGAGAAACTCTGATGGGAAAGTATGGGGATGATTCAAAGTTGATTTATGATCTTGCTGACCAG GGTGGGGAGCTTTGTTCATTGCAGTATGACTTAACTGTCTCGTTTGCTAGATATGTGGCCATGAATAATGGTATTACATCATTTAAAAGGTATCAGATAACAAAGGTTTATAGAAGGGATAACCCTTCTAAGGGAAG TGATGGCAGGATTAAAGTGGTTGGGGGCAACAACATTGAAGGTTTTCTTTTGTCTCCCAAGCAGTTGCCATTCAAAAACTTAGAG gtcaATGGGACAATAAGACTCTAA
- the LOC127808996 gene encoding histidine--tRNA ligase, cytoplasmic-like isoform X3 — MKDSLATLYPLECAINDKGTRDFAKEQMAIREKAFSIITEVFKRHGATALDTPAFELGETLMGKYGDDSKLIYDLADQGGELCSLQYDLTVSFARYVAMNNGITSFKSDGRIKVVGGNNIEGFLLSPKQLPFKNLEVNGTIRL; from the exons ATGAAGGACTCCTTGGCGACATTGTACCCCCTGGAATGCGCAATCAATGACAAA GGTACTCGTGATTTTGCAAAAGAGCAAATGGCCATAAGGGAGAAAGCATTCTCAATTATAACGGAAGTTTTCAAGAGGCATGGTGCCACTGCCCTGGATACTCCTGCCTTTGAATTGGGAGAAACTCTGATGGGAAAGTATGGGGATGATTCAAAGTTGATTTATGATCTTGCTGACCAG GGTGGGGAGCTTTGTTCATTGCAGTATGACTTAACTGTCTCGTTTGCTAGATATGTGGCCATGAATAATGGTATTACATCATTTAAAAG TGATGGCAGGATTAAAGTGGTTGGGGGCAACAACATTGAAGGTTTTCTTTTGTCTCCCAAGCAGTTGCCATTCAAAAACTTAGAG gtcaATGGGACAATAAGACTCTAA
- the LOC127808996 gene encoding histidine--tRNA ligase, cytoplasmic-like isoform X2: protein MTKLGTRDFAKEQMAIREKAFSIITEVFKRHGATALDTPAFELGETLMGKYGDDSKLIYDLADQGGELCSLQYDLTVSFARYVAMNNGITSFKRYQITKVYRRDNPSKGSDGRIKVVGGNNIEGFLLSPKQLPFKNLEVNGTIRL, encoded by the exons ATGACAAAGTTG GGTACTCGTGATTTTGCAAAAGAGCAAATGGCCATAAGGGAGAAAGCATTCTCAATTATAACGGAAGTTTTCAAGAGGCATGGTGCCACTGCCCTGGATACTCCTGCCTTTGAATTGGGAGAAACTCTGATGGGAAAGTATGGGGATGATTCAAAGTTGATTTATGATCTTGCTGACCAG GGTGGGGAGCTTTGTTCATTGCAGTATGACTTAACTGTCTCGTTTGCTAGATATGTGGCCATGAATAATGGTATTACATCATTTAAAAGGTATCAGATAACAAAGGTTTATAGAAGGGATAACCCTTCTAAGGGAAG TGATGGCAGGATTAAAGTGGTTGGGGGCAACAACATTGAAGGTTTTCTTTTGTCTCCCAAGCAGTTGCCATTCAAAAACTTAGAG gtcaATGGGACAATAAGACTCTAA